TTTCTTTCTCTACCAGCCATGACGAAGCATTATCTCGCATTTGTGGCACTGCCCCCGAATCGTTAGCGTACATAAAATTCCGTTTCTTGAAGTTATACCTATAGGCAGGCCGCAGCCAAAAGGCGAAATACGGGGGTCTCTCCACTGCGCTGTTCACGATGAGACTGTGAACAGCTTCGGTCGAGATGACGAGTTTTGAGGGTGGGGTGGGAACAATAAAGGCGGAACTGTACGGGCGGATGGTCTACATCCCATCTCAGGTTCTACATCCTATCTTAGGCGCAATGTTGGGATCTGTTAGAGAGCGATCTCGACGAGGGGCGTGGGAGGCGGGGACTCGAGGGTTCGCTTGAGTTGGCCGCAGGCGGCGTAGATGTCGCGGCCGCGGGGCTTGCGAATGAAGGCCGGGATGCCGCCGTCGCGGAGGCGCTTTTGGAAGATACCTACGTCCTGCGGGGTCGGCTCGTGGAAGGGCATGTCGGGGCCTGAGTTCCAGACGATCAGGTTGATCTTTGCCTGAGATTTGGCGCGGAGATTCTTCAAGAGCGCGATGAGCTCGTCGGCGTGCTGGCGCTGGTCGTTGATGCCTCCGAGGAGGACGTACTCGAAGGTGACGCGCTCACGGGGGCGCAGCGGGACGGCGGAGATGGCTTCGAGGAGCGCGGCGATGTTCCACTTGCGGGTGATGGGCATGATGGACTCGCGGACGACGTCGTTGGAGGCGTTGAGGCTGACGGCCAGCTTGGGGCGGATGGTCTCGCTGGCGAACTGCTGAATGCCGGGGAGTATGCCGGAGGTGCTGACGGTCATGCGGGACTCGGGGATGCTCATGGGGCCGGTGAGGAGACGGACGGCGTCCATGAAGGCGGCGTAGTTCAGGAAGGGTTCGCCCATGCCCATGAAGACCAAATTGATTCTGTCGCGGCCTACTTCGACCTTGTGACGGTTGAGGACGGCGGCTACCTGGCCGGCTATCTCGCCTGGGGTTAGGTTGCGGCGGATGCCCAGCTTGGCGGTGAGGCAGAACTGGCAGTTGACGGCGCAGCCTACCTGGCTGGAGATGCAGATGGTGGCGCGCTTGTAGTCGTCGTCATCGTGGGTGGGGTGCTCTTCTTCTTCGGCGGCCTGGGTTCCGTCGCCGCGCTCGCCTCCGTCGCCTCCGGGCATCCAGACGGTCTCGACGGTCTCGCCGTCGGCCATGCGGACGAGGTAGCGCTCGGTGCCGTCGATGGAGCGGGCGGTCTGGAGGAGTTCTGGCAGACCTACGGTGTAGCCTGCGGAGCTCAGGGTGGTGCGTAGGGTTGCCGGGAGTGTGGTGATCTGGTCGAGCGAGGGGGTGCGCTGGGCGTAGAGGGCCTCATAAAGCTGACGTGCCCGGTAGGGGGGCTGACCGAGGTTCTCCATCAGACCGGTCAGCTCCTGGAGGGAGGCGCCGAAGAGAGGTTGTGCCTCAACTATCGGATTAGATAAGTTTATTATTTCATTCATTTTATTATGCTTATTAGGTATGTTACTTTGAATCGAAGATCGTGATGACGTGCTGGAGCATCTATATAAGTCTACTCCGATAGGTACAAAAGATGGCGCAGGTGGCGCTGTGAAACAATGGAGTCTGAAGGAGTCTCATGTCTGTAACGCTAGTAGATGATGCCGCAATTACGAAGACTGCCACGCGCAACATCAGGAAGACTGTGTTGTCGAATGGCCTGTTGGTGCTGACCGAGAGCATGCCGCACGTGCGGAGCGTCTCGATGGGAGCCTGGGTGGGCTCTGGTTCGCGGGACGAGACGGCTGGGGTGAACGGGGTCTCGCACTTCGTCGAACATATGGTGTTCAAGGGTACGACCTCGCGGTCGGCGCAGCAGATTGCCCGGGAGGTGGATACGATCGGGGGCAATCTGGACGCGTTTACGGGGAAGGAGACGGTCTGCTTCAACATCAAGGTGCTGGATGAGAATGTGGCGCCGGCGCTGGATGTGCTGTCGGACCTGGTGCTGCACCCGACGTTTGCGCCGGAGGATGTGGAGCGGGAGAAGGGCGTGATTCTGGAAGAGATCAAGATGGACGAGGATAACCCCGACTATCTGGTGCACGAGGTGTGGACGCAGAACTTCTGGAAGGGCGATGCGCTGGGAAGGCCAATCCTGGGGACGGCGAAGACGGTTTCGAGCTTCGATCAGCAGACTCTGCTGAACTTTTATGCGGGGCAGTTTACTCCGCGGAATATGGTGTTTTCGGCGGCGGGAAACCTGGAGCATGATGCTTTTGTGGGCCAGGTGGAGCGGGAGTTCGGCTCACTGGCGGCCAGCGGGGACAGCGTTCCGGAGAAGGTGGCGGCGCCGAGGGCTACGCCGCACATTACGCTGAAGAGGAAGAAGTCTCTGGAGCAGGTGCAGCTGTGTCTGGGGATGCCGGCGCCTCCGGTGAACGATTCGCGGCGGTATGTGGTGTACCTGATGAATACGATGCTGGGCGGCGGGATGAGCTCGCGGCTGTTCCAGACGATTCGCGAGGATCGGGGGCTGGCGTATTCGATCTACTCGGAGATGAACCCGTTTCGGGATACGGGCTCGCTGTGCGTGTATGCGGGGACCTCGGTGGACAAGACGCAGGAGGTGTTGCAGCTTACCCTGCAGGAGTTGCGGCGTCTGAAGGAAGAGACGGTCAGCGAGGTGGAGTTGAAGCGGGCCAAGGATCAGCTGAAGAGCAATATGGTGATTGGGCTGGAGAGCTCGGGCAGCAGGATGGCGAATCTGGCGCGGCAGCAGATGTACTTCGGCAGATTTTCCGGCGTGGATGAGATTATGCACGAGATCGAAGCGGTATCCACGGTCGACGTGCAGGAGCTGGCGCAGGAGCTGTTCAAGCCGGAGACGATGGCGTTGACGCTGCTGGGAAATCTTGGGACGATGAAGATCGAGCGGGAAGATTTGGCCTGCTAGGTCTCGCTGCTGATAGATTTGTTCGGTGGTAGAGATACAGAATTGCCGAGGATTGATAAAGACAATGAATGTACGGGACCGATTGCGCGCAGGGCTCGAGGGACGACCGAACGAAGATGGATTTACGCTGATCGAACTGCTGATTGTGATGTCGGTGATGCTGATCCTGATGACGCTTGCGGTGCCGCAGCTGTTGAAGCTGAGGAAGCAGGCGCAGGAGACGTCGGCAGTGCAGTCGCTGCGGACGATTGGGCAGGCGGAGCTGCAGTACAACTCGGCTTATCCGGCGAATGGATTTTCGTGCTCTCTGGCTACGCTGGGTGGGGATCCGAAGTCGGGCGCGCCTACGTCGCAGTCGGCACAACTGATTACGCCGGATCTGGCGAGCGGGCAGAAGGCCGGGTATACGTTCGCCATCACCAATTGCACGAAGGTGACGGTAAACAATCAGGATATGTATACCTCGTTTGAGATTACGGCGGTTCCGAACTCGATTGGAAAGACCGGTGATCGCGGCTTCTGCACGGATGAGAACAATACGATCCGCTACGACCCGGCGGGTGGAACCAACTGCACACAGCCCATTCAGTAATGCTGGCTAAGGCTCTGCTGTTCGCGTCGTTTTGCTGCGCTCCGCTGCTGGTTGCGCAGGAGAACGACGCGTTGGTGCGTAAGGTGGATGATCACTACAACCATCTCAGTTCCCTGCGCGCTCATTACACCGAGAGCTACGCGGGGATGGGGATGAACCGCACGGAAGAGGGCACGCTGCTGCTGAAGAAGCCGGGGCGGATGCGGTGGAGTTATGCTGCTCCGGTGGGCAAGGTGTTTGTGCTGGATGGGAAGTTTGCGTGGTTTTATACGCCGGGCGATGCTCAGGCTACGCGGGTGCCAGCGAAGCAGTTGGATGATCTGCGGTCGCCGTTGCGATTTCTGCTGGGGCATACGCAGCTGAAGAAGGAGCTGGATAGCCTGGCTGTGGTGGCGGATGGGGCGGGTTTTCGGATCTCGGGTGTGCCGAAGGGGATGGCGCAGAGGGTAAAGCTGCTGTCTCTTTGGGTGACTGCGGGCGGGGCGATTGAGCGAATGAAGCTGGAAGAGGTGGATGGGGCGGTCACGGAGTTCGCGTTTACCGGGATGCAGGAGAATGTGCCTGTGAAGGATGCGGACTTTGTTTTTGTTCCACCGGATGGGGTGAGTGTGGTGGAAGGGTTGCCGCCGATCTAGTCGAATTTTGGTGCGGATGTCCTGCCGGACGGGCCTCCTGCGCGGAGTGCGGTCACTTCGTGACGGGTATACCCCTTCGGATGGCGCTCCCGTTGGTCGCGACTTGAGATTCGCGCATCAAAAAAAGCAGATTAAAACCAGATGTAAATCGAGTTAGCGAAGCGGGACAAGACGGGTTTCGCTGAGCAGACGGTAGTAAAATGATGACAATCTTCAAGTCGAATTTGTCGTTGAACGCGCGCGCGAGATGCGCAGAAAAGTAGAGATAGATTGTGAGCCATGTTGTTTCAGTGAGTCGCCTGAGTACCTCGGAGTTTCATTCGGCTGTTGCTTCGCTCTCTCCCTCGGTTGCAGTCTTTGATTGCGACGGGACGCTGTGGTCGGGGGATGCCGGGTCTTCGTTTATGAAGTGGACGATCGAGACGGGGCTGGTCTCGCGTGAGATGACGGACTGGATCGACTCGCGATATAGGGGATACCTGAAGGGCGAGGTCTCTGAGGTGGCCATCTGCGGGGAGATGGTGCAGATGTACCAGCGCCTGCGCGAGGACGAGATGCGGCGGGCGGCGAAGAACTTCTTTGCCAGCCAGATTGAGCCGAATATCTTTGCCGAGATGAGGGAGCTGGTGGGGGAACTTCGCGCGAAGGGCGTGGAGATCTGGGCGGTCAGTTCGACCAATAACTGGGTCATTGAAGAGGGAGTCAAGCGGTTTGGCATTCCGGCGGAACGGGCGCTGGCGGCGCGGGTGCAGGTGAAGGACGGCGTGATGACGGACGTGATTCTGGATGTCCCGACGGATGAGGGTAAGGTTGCATCGCTCAAGCGGGCCGGGGTGACGGCACCCGATGCGGTGTTTGGAAACTCGGTCCATGACGCGGCGATGCTGGCGATTGCGAAGCGGGCGTTTCCGGTGAACCCGAGCGCGGCTTTGGTGGAGCGGAGCGCGCAGGAGGGCTGGCCGGTTTACTATCCGGCGGCGGTGCGTCCGGCCTAAGTAAAGTGAATAGAAGCTTTTGGACTGCGAATATCGTCTAATCTGTAGTCAGGTGAGAGAGCCGATTCGCAAACTCGAAGAGCATGCTGAAACCGCAGTGCAAAAACCGCTTCGATTGGTGGTGGCGGCGTTGATTTTGCGTGGGGATGCGGGTGAAGGCGGGGGGGGGCTGGAGGTGCTGATCTGCCAGCGAAAGCCGGACCAGCCGATGAGCCTGAAGTGGGAGTTTCCTGGGGGGAAGATCGAAGCCGGTGAGACGTCGGAGGGTGCTCTGGCTCGCGAGCTGAATGAGGAGTTGGGGATTACGGCTATTATTGGGCGGCGGGTGGCGCGGGTGAGGCACAAGTACCGCAATGGCGGCGCGATCGATCTTCAGTTCTTCGTGGTGCGGGAGTTCGATGGTGCGCTGGAGAATCGGATCTTCAACGACATGCGGTGGGCGCCTTTGACAGAGCTGCCGGGATACGATTTTCTGGCTGCTGATCTTGGGTTGATTCGGGATCTGTCTGAGGGGAAGTTGTTGTAGCGCTCTGAGCTGTCAGCTTTGAGCGGTGTTTGGGTGAAAAGGTTCGAGCGATAGGGGTGGGTGTAGTGTTTCGGAGATCCTTCACTGCGCTCAGGACGACAGCAAATACAAGAGCAACCGTCCTGCTCAGGATGTGGAATCACAACCACAAAAACGAAAGCAGATTCCTGGGCTTCGCTCGGAATGACAACAAAAAACGCGGGGAGATGCCTAGCCGTGGAGGGTGTTCCAGACCAGGATGAGTGAGAGCGAGGTGACGATGATGACCGTCGTCCAGGCGATGACGTTGAACCAGCGCTTGTTGGTGTATTTGCCCATGAGGTCGTGCTTGTTGATCAGATTCAGCATGAAGACGAGAACCAGGGGTAGGAGAACGCCGTTGAGCACCTGCGAGAGGATGCTGAATTTGACAAGTGGAAAGTTCGGGATCAGGACGATGGCAGCGCCGGCAAAGAGCAGCACGCTGTAGAGCCAGTAGAAGAACTTCGCTTCGCTGAAGCTCTTGTCCAGACCGCTCTCGAAGCCGAGGCCTTCGCAGACGGTGTAGGCGGTCGAGAGGGGCAGGATGGAGGCGGCGAAGAGGGACGCGTTGAAGAGGCCGGCCGCGAAGAGAATGAAGGCGTACTGACCGGCCAGGGGCTTCATCGCTCCGGCGGCGTCGGAGGGGTCGGCGATGTGGCGGATGCCGTGGGTGTAGAGGGTTGCGGCGCAGGCGACGACGATGAACCAGGCGACGATGTCGGTGAAGATGGAGCCGATGATGACATCCAGCCTTGAGGCCTTGTACTGGCGAACGCTGACGCCTTTTTCGACGATGGAGGATTGCAGGTAGAACTGCATCCAGGGGGTGATGGTGGTGCCGATGACGGCGACGGTGGTGTAGACGTAGTCCTTGTCGGACCAGACGTTGCGTGGGGGCAGCTTGACGGTTTCGACGAGGGCGAGGTGCCAGTCGGGGCCGCTGAGTACACCGGTGATGATGTAGGCGATGTAGAAGACGCTGGCGATGAGGAAGATCTTTTCGACGCTCTTGTAGTCACCTTTGACCACTAATATCCAGACGATGAAGGCGCAGACGGGGACGCTGGCGTATTTGGAGATGTGGAAGAGCTGCATGCTGCCGGCGATGCCGGAGAACTCGGTGACGACGTTGGTGAAGTTCACCACGATGAGCAGGATCATGATGAGGAAGGTGATGCGGAGGCCGAACTCTTCGCGGATGAGGTCGCTGAGGCCTTTGCCGGTGACGACGCCCATGCGGGCGCACATCTCCTGCACGACGATGAGGGCGAGGGTGATGGGGAGCATCGTCCAGAGGAGCGTGTAGCCGAACTGCGCGCCGGCTGCGGAGTAGGTGAGGATGCCGCCGGCGTCGTTGTCCACGTTGGCCGTGATGAAGCCGGGGCCGAGCACGGCGAAGATGAGAATGAGTCGGGTTCTCCAGGTGCGCCAGGGGCTCATTGCTGATCCTTGTGTGGACAGGTGTGGGTGGAAGTTTGTGCTGTTTTGAGGAACCTATCGGCTCGCCTTTATCAGGTTAGCTCATCTTGATGTTTGGGCGTTGGGGTAGGAGGCGGTCCTTTTGGAGCGGTATCCAGCTTGCACCTGCTGGGCATGCCGATGCTGGCTACAGCTGGTTACGATCGGTCTGTACGAGGTGGTGGAGCTGTCTTGCGGGGGCTTCCAGGGCGCGGTCTTCGGCTATCTTCGCGTTGGCTTGAATGTGGATGGGATTTTTTGAGGAGAAGAGGATGACGCTCCTGGGATTCATGACTAGCGCGGCTTTTAGCATGAGGTGGGCGAGTTGTTCGGGGTTGCTGAGGTCGATGTTCGTGGATGCGGACCAACGTTGGCATAGCTGTTTGTCTTCGGATAGGGTGCGATGCAGTGAGCGGAAGTTTTCGGTAAGGGAGCGGTGATGGATGCGGAAGGGCGATGTTGGGGATGCCGCAGCTTCGGAGTCTGCTTCTGGATTTATTTCAGGGTCTACTTCGGGGTCCAGGACGGACCACTCGTACTGGAGGGTGCGGCAGTAGGCGGGATGCTGGGCGAGGAGGGTGGGGATCTTGTCGGCGCTGCTGCCTATGCCGAAGGAGCCGACGGTTCCTTGCTGCACCTGCTCTTCGAGAAAGCTTAGGAGGGCTTCGTCGCGCAGGTCGGCGGCTGAGACTTCGTGGAGCAGCCATAGGTCGATGTGATCGGTGCGAAGGGCGGCGAGGCTGCGTTCGAGGGAGGCTTTGGCTTGCTGCGGGGTGAAGGTGGCCCTCTCGCTGGTGCGCTTGGCGGCACTGGCGGCTTGCGCGAGACGGTGCTTCGCGCTGGGAACGGCTTTGAGGATGGGTCGGGCTACGCGGCGGGCGAGCGATAGGAACGGCGATTTTTTTGTTGGGGGGATTCCGTACTTGGTGGTGACGGTGACGTGGTCGCGATGGCGCTGGAGGAACTCGCCGAGACAGCTCTCGGCTTCGCCGTAGCCGTACATGGGAGCGACGTCGAAGTGGCGGATGCCGGCGTCGTAGGCGGATTCGAGGATGGCGAGGGAGTCGCGGCGGCCCATCGCGCCCATCAGGCTGGAGCAGCCGAAGCCCAGGGGAGTGGTGGTGCGACCGGTATCTCCGAGTGCAATCTTCTCCATTGGCCTCCGTTTTGTTCCCTGAAGAGATTAGCTGAGATGATCGCTGAGGCGCAGGGCCAGGGCAAGGACGGTGTGGGTGGGGTTGGAGAAGCCGGAGCTGGGGAAGACGGCTGAGCTGCAGATGTAGGTGTTGGTGAGGCCGTAGAGGCGGAGGTCGGTGTCGACGATGCCGGTGGCGTCGGAGGGGGACATGCGCATGCCGCCCATGTGGTGGTTGCTGTCGTCGCAGCGGGTGAGGAAGTTTGGGCTGCCGGAGAGGAGGTCTTCGTTGGGGAGGATGCGGGCTACGCCGGCGAGGGCGCGCTGGGCTATGAGGACATACTGCCGGATAGTCTCCAGTTCCCTTTCGGAGATCTGCCAGTCGAAGCGGATTCGGAGGAGGCCGAGGGGGTCGCGCTGATCGGTGAGGGTGATGCTGCTGCGGGAGGTTGGCTCCTGCTCGCAGTGGACGCGGAGGAAGATGCGGACCTCGGGTGGGCTGTAGGCGCGGCGTTGAACCTTGTAACGCCAGCCCTGGTGGACGAGCATGGGGAGATGATTTGCGGTGTGGCGGAGGTTGTCGCGGGTTACCTCGCTGAAGCGTCCGCGCATGAGGTTCCGGATGGTTGATTTCGCCTGGCCGCGAGCTTTGCCGGTGTCTTCGAAAGACATGGTGGAGCCGATGTTGAGGGTGCTGTGGGCGGCCTGTGCGCGCGGGAGGAGGCGGAGTTTGGGGAGGTATTTGAAGCCGTGGGCGAAGATGGGATCGAAGGTGTCGTGGAAGCGCTTCGGGTCGAGCGGCTCGATGGCGGCGGCGTTGCAGTCGATGTGATCCTGAAAGTGCTGGCCGAGGAGGCCGGAGCGGTTCCAGGGTAGACCGCCGGGGCGAGGCTGGAGGAAGAAGCGCGAGCTCTCGATTCCGCCGAGGGCGAAGATGTAGCTGGGCGCACGGAAGATGGCTTCGATGCCGGTGAGGGTGCTCGCGCGAAGGCCGGTTGCGGCGGTGCCTTCGGTTATCAACTCGACTGCGCTGGCGTGAAGCCAGAGGTGAATGTTGGGATGCTCCCTGAGTGTCTTGTGATGGAGGCGGGCGAAGTTTGGTTCGGGACACCAGCGCGAGAGGTAGGCTTCGAGATCTTCGAACTGGGTGAAGGGCAGGTTGAGATCTTTCCAGACCTCTGCGTCGCTGCGTTCGACTTTGGCTAGCCCCTCGAGGGCGAGAGCGCGCTCGTAGAAGGAGGTCAACGTGGACTTTGCGAATGGCCAACCGCTTTCGGGGACGCCGGGCCGGGGGGTGAAGTCGAGGGCGTCGAGCTCGAGGATCTGGCCTCCCCAACGGACTGTAGTTCCTCCTTTTACGCGGATGCGTCCGGTGTGGATGCCACGGTGGGGGAGGCCGGTGATCTCGCTGTGGTAGAGGGCCTGCGAGGAGTCTTCGCGGGTTGCGCCGCCGCCTTCGAGAAGGAGGACTTTTTTGCCCCTTCGCGCGGACTCTACTGCGAGGGTGATGCCTGCGGCTCCGGCGCCGACGATGCAGAGGTCCGCGGCGAGGACGGCAGGCGACTCGTGGAGGAGATCGTGAATCACCGACTGCCTGCGTGCGCTGTTTTGGTAGAGGGCTTCAATTTTTCGATGATTGATTGGGCGCGCTCGACGATGAGCTCGACCTGCCGGTCGTTGTAGT
The Edaphobacter lichenicola genome window above contains:
- the rlmN gene encoding 23S rRNA (adenine(2503)-C(2))-methyltransferase RlmN, with translation MNEIINLSNPIVEAQPLFGASLQELTGLMENLGQPPYRARQLYEALYAQRTPSLDQITTLPATLRTTLSSAGYTVGLPELLQTARSIDGTERYLVRMADGETVETVWMPGGDGGERGDGTQAAEEEEHPTHDDDDYKRATICISSQVGCAVNCQFCLTAKLGIRRNLTPGEIAGQVAAVLNRHKVEVGRDRINLVFMGMGEPFLNYAAFMDAVRLLTGPMSIPESRMTVSTSGILPGIQQFASETIRPKLAVSLNASNDVVRESIMPITRKWNIAALLEAISAVPLRPRERVTFEYVLLGGINDQRQHADELIALLKNLRAKSQAKINLIVWNSGPDMPFHEPTPQDVGIFQKRLRDGGIPAFIRKPRGRDIYAACGQLKRTLESPPPTPLVEIAL
- a CDS encoding M16 family metallopeptidase, which encodes MSVTLVDDAAITKTATRNIRKTVLSNGLLVLTESMPHVRSVSMGAWVGSGSRDETAGVNGVSHFVEHMVFKGTTSRSAQQIAREVDTIGGNLDAFTGKETVCFNIKVLDENVAPALDVLSDLVLHPTFAPEDVEREKGVILEEIKMDEDNPDYLVHEVWTQNFWKGDALGRPILGTAKTVSSFDQQTLLNFYAGQFTPRNMVFSAAGNLEHDAFVGQVEREFGSLAASGDSVPEKVAAPRATPHITLKRKKSLEQVQLCLGMPAPPVNDSRRYVVYLMNTMLGGGMSSRLFQTIREDRGLAYSIYSEMNPFRDTGSLCVYAGTSVDKTQEVLQLTLQELRRLKEETVSEVELKRAKDQLKSNMVIGLESSGSRMANLARQQMYFGRFSGVDEIMHEIEAVSTVDVQELAQELFKPETMALTLLGNLGTMKIEREDLAC
- a CDS encoding prepilin-type N-terminal cleavage/methylation domain-containing protein yields the protein MNVRDRLRAGLEGRPNEDGFTLIELLIVMSVMLILMTLAVPQLLKLRKQAQETSAVQSLRTIGQAELQYNSAYPANGFSCSLATLGGDPKSGAPTSQSAQLITPDLASGQKAGYTFAITNCTKVTVNNQDMYTSFEITAVPNSIGKTGDRGFCTDENNTIRYDPAGGTNCTQPIQ
- the lolA gene encoding outer membrane lipoprotein chaperone LolA; this translates as MLAKALLFASFCCAPLLVAQENDALVRKVDDHYNHLSSLRAHYTESYAGMGMNRTEEGTLLLKKPGRMRWSYAAPVGKVFVLDGKFAWFYTPGDAQATRVPAKQLDDLRSPLRFLLGHTQLKKELDSLAVVADGAGFRISGVPKGMAQRVKLLSLWVTAGGAIERMKLEEVDGAVTEFAFTGMQENVPVKDADFVFVPPDGVSVVEGLPPI
- a CDS encoding HAD family hydrolase, with amino-acid sequence MSHVVSVSRLSTSEFHSAVASLSPSVAVFDCDGTLWSGDAGSSFMKWTIETGLVSREMTDWIDSRYRGYLKGEVSEVAICGEMVQMYQRLREDEMRRAAKNFFASQIEPNIFAEMRELVGELRAKGVEIWAVSSTNNWVIEEGVKRFGIPAERALAARVQVKDGVMTDVILDVPTDEGKVASLKRAGVTAPDAVFGNSVHDAAMLAIAKRAFPVNPSAALVERSAQEGWPVYYPAAVRPA
- a CDS encoding (deoxy)nucleoside triphosphate pyrophosphohydrolase; the protein is MREPIRKLEEHAETAVQKPLRLVVAALILRGDAGEGGGGLEVLICQRKPDQPMSLKWEFPGGKIEAGETSEGALARELNEELGITAIIGRRVARVRHKYRNGGAIDLQFFVVREFDGALENRIFNDMRWAPLTELPGYDFLAADLGLIRDLSEGKLL
- a CDS encoding Nramp family divalent metal transporter, with product MSPWRTWRTRLILIFAVLGPGFITANVDNDAGGILTYSAAGAQFGYTLLWTMLPITLALIVVQEMCARMGVVTGKGLSDLIREEFGLRITFLIMILLIVVNFTNVVTEFSGIAGSMQLFHISKYASVPVCAFIVWILVVKGDYKSVEKIFLIASVFYIAYIITGVLSGPDWHLALVETVKLPPRNVWSDKDYVYTTVAVIGTTITPWMQFYLQSSIVEKGVSVRQYKASRLDVIIGSIFTDIVAWFIVVACAATLYTHGIRHIADPSDAAGAMKPLAGQYAFILFAAGLFNASLFAASILPLSTAYTVCEGLGFESGLDKSFSEAKFFYWLYSVLLFAGAAIVLIPNFPLVKFSILSQVLNGVLLPLVLVFMLNLINKHDLMGKYTNKRWFNVIAWTTVIIVTSLSLILVWNTLHG
- a CDS encoding aldo/keto reductase; this encodes MEKIALGDTGRTTTPLGFGCSSLMGAMGRRDSLAILESAYDAGIRHFDVAPMYGYGEAESCLGEFLQRHRDHVTVTTKYGIPPTKKSPFLSLARRVARPILKAVPSAKHRLAQAASAAKRTSERATFTPQQAKASLERSLAALRTDHIDLWLLHEVSAADLRDEALLSFLEEQVQQGTVGSFGIGSSADKIPTLLAQHPAYCRTLQYEWSVLDPEVDPEINPEADSEAAASPTSPFRIHHRSLTENFRSLHRTLSEDKQLCQRWSASTNIDLSNPEQLAHLMLKAALVMNPRSVILFSSKNPIHIQANAKIAEDRALEAPARQLHHLVQTDRNQL
- a CDS encoding GMC oxidoreductase is translated as MIHDLLHESPAVLAADLCIVGAGAAGITLAVESARRGKKVLLLEGGGATREDSSQALYHSEITGLPHRGIHTGRIRVKGGTTVRWGGQILELDALDFTPRPGVPESGWPFAKSTLTSFYERALALEGLAKVERSDAEVWKDLNLPFTQFEDLEAYLSRWCPEPNFARLHHKTLREHPNIHLWLHASAVELITEGTAATGLRASTLTGIEAIFRAPSYIFALGGIESSRFFLQPRPGGLPWNRSGLLGQHFQDHIDCNAAAIEPLDPKRFHDTFDPIFAHGFKYLPKLRLLPRAQAAHSTLNIGSTMSFEDTGKARGQAKSTIRNLMRGRFSEVTRDNLRHTANHLPMLVHQGWRYKVQRRAYSPPEVRIFLRVHCEQEPTSRSSITLTDQRDPLGLLRIRFDWQISERELETIRQYVLIAQRALAGVARILPNEDLLSGSPNFLTRCDDSNHHMGGMRMSPSDATGIVDTDLRLYGLTNTYICSSAVFPSSGFSNPTHTVLALALRLSDHLS